A genomic region of Luteibacter aegosomatissinici contains the following coding sequences:
- a CDS encoding response regulator: MRILLAEDDASIAAAVRSALQQGGHAVDHVPDGASADHALRDHDYDLLVLDLGLPQLDGSDVLSRARKRGASLPVLVVTAREGLKERVRVLDLGADDYLVKPFALAEFEARVRALLRRRASNGTPEFRIGRLRLDIPGHRAWIGDSPLDLTAREFGLIEALATRADKVTSRAQLVEALCNWDEDLTDNGLDIALHRLRKKLQGSGTNVRTIRGLGYLLEETADA; this comes from the coding sequence ATGCGCATACTCTTAGCCGAAGACGACGCTTCTATCGCCGCCGCGGTTCGTTCCGCCCTGCAGCAGGGCGGCCACGCCGTCGACCACGTCCCCGATGGCGCCAGCGCCGACCACGCCCTGCGCGATCACGATTACGACCTTCTTGTACTCGACCTGGGCTTGCCGCAGCTGGATGGCAGCGATGTACTCAGCCGTGCCCGCAAGCGCGGCGCCAGCCTGCCGGTGCTTGTGGTCACCGCCCGCGAAGGCCTGAAGGAACGCGTTCGCGTGCTCGACCTGGGCGCCGACGATTACCTGGTGAAGCCCTTCGCCCTTGCCGAGTTCGAGGCACGGGTGCGCGCCCTGCTCCGCCGGCGTGCAAGCAACGGTACGCCCGAATTCCGTATTGGACGCCTGCGCCTGGATATCCCCGGGCACAGGGCCTGGATCGGTGACTCGCCGCTCGACCTCACCGCGCGTGAGTTCGGCTTGATCGAAGCGCTGGCCACGCGCGCCGACAAGGTCACGAGCCGCGCCCAGCTGGTGGAGGCCCTGTGCAACTGGGACGAAGACCTGACCGATAACGGCCTGGATATCGCCCTGCACCGCCTGCGCAAGAAGCTCCAGGGCTCGGGCACCAACGTCCGCACGATCCGTGGCCTGGGCTACCTGCTCGAAGAAACGGCCGATGCCTGA
- a CDS encoding sensor histidine kinase, which translates to MPERRHAARRPARPSLRRRLLTFLLVPVLGVLLADAVVGYFVALAYSNRVHDADLSDSALTLAEMIGSDALNGELTAQARFLLEYDPDGRNYYEVISDRHGRIIGNAELAVPSRDPVEVDAAPLLYDTDLGHKPVRAAVMRVANRHDPGDTITIKVAENLRDRHQRAREILLLTLPMQALLIIAVLSLVWFGVSHGLGVLEPLTTRLGRRGHDLGPIGEEDVPVEILPLTRTIDDLFARMRNMLGLQERFIADAAHQLRTPLAGIQLHVERVGNGSDPAQQQDALAHIHRLAARAARTSAQLLALTRTQSPDLPDHDGMAVIDLSQVVPEAVGMRVHQALNLGVDLGYEGAESACLVRGDALQIQEVIDNLVDNAFHYAGRGRCVTVSVTCEGDDAVLAVDDDGPGVEEAFLDQLGERFFRVPGGDEDGTGLGLAIVESIAERHAARVHFARSALGGLRVELRLPRILAAA; encoded by the coding sequence ATGCCTGAACGCCGCCATGCGGCGCGCCGGCCGGCGCGCCCCAGCCTGCGCCGGCGTCTGCTCACCTTCCTGCTCGTGCCCGTGCTCGGCGTGCTGCTGGCCGATGCGGTAGTCGGCTACTTCGTGGCGCTGGCCTACTCCAATCGCGTACACGATGCCGATCTTTCGGATTCGGCGCTGACACTGGCGGAGATGATCGGCAGTGATGCGCTGAACGGCGAACTGACCGCGCAGGCGCGCTTTCTTCTCGAATACGATCCGGATGGGCGCAACTACTACGAAGTAATCAGCGATCGCCACGGCCGGATCATCGGCAACGCCGAGCTGGCCGTACCGAGCCGGGATCCGGTGGAGGTCGACGCCGCGCCGCTGCTGTATGACACGGACCTTGGCCACAAGCCGGTGCGCGCGGCGGTCATGCGCGTCGCGAACCGGCACGACCCTGGCGATACGATCACTATCAAGGTGGCGGAAAATCTTCGTGATCGCCACCAGCGCGCCCGCGAAATCCTGCTGCTCACGTTGCCCATGCAGGCGTTGCTGATCATTGCCGTGCTGTCGCTGGTGTGGTTCGGGGTGAGCCACGGCCTGGGCGTACTTGAGCCGCTTACGACCCGCCTTGGCCGGCGCGGCCACGACCTGGGGCCGATCGGCGAAGAGGACGTGCCGGTCGAGATCCTGCCGCTGACGCGCACCATCGATGACCTGTTCGCCCGCATGCGCAACATGCTGGGGCTGCAGGAGCGCTTTATCGCCGATGCCGCGCACCAGCTGCGCACGCCGTTGGCAGGCATCCAGCTCCACGTCGAGCGTGTCGGCAACGGCAGCGATCCGGCACAACAACAGGACGCCCTGGCCCACATCCACCGCCTGGCCGCCCGCGCCGCGCGCACGTCCGCCCAGTTGCTGGCACTGACCCGGACCCAATCGCCCGATCTCCCCGACCACGATGGCATGGCCGTGATCGACCTGTCGCAGGTCGTGCCCGAAGCCGTGGGCATGCGCGTGCACCAGGCGCTGAACCTGGGCGTGGACCTTGGTTACGAAGGCGCGGAAAGCGCCTGCCTGGTCCGCGGCGATGCCCTGCAGATCCAGGAAGTGATCGACAACCTCGTGGATAACGCCTTCCACTACGCGGGCCGCGGCCGTTGCGTAACGGTGTCGGTCACCTGCGAGGGCGACGATGCCGTGCTCGCCGTCGACGACGACGGCCCGGGCGTCGAGGAAGCGTTTCTCGACCAGTTGGGCGAGCGCTTTTTCCGTGTGCCCGGCGGCGACGAAGATGGGACCGGCCTGGGCCTGGCGATCGTTGAAAGCATTGCGGAACGCCACGCGGCGCGGGTGCACTTTGCCCGCTCGGCGCTGGGCGGCCTTCGCGTAGAGCTGCGCCTGCCGCGAATTCTTGCGGCCGCCTGA
- a CDS encoding alpha/beta hydrolase → MSDATEFQFEGGRDGVLLIHGLTGTPTEMRILGKGLNRAGFTVVGVRLAGHCGTEADLLSTTWQDWYASVEAAAEQLRGKVDRLFVAGLSMGAILALRLAAVRPTWVDGVGVFGATFRYDGWSIPWAGRHLSFILPICKRLGICRTRSFIEQPPYGIRDERLRAQVSAAMFSGDSEAAGLPGNPWHALAEMVWLARDVRKRLPDVVAPCFIAHAADDDVASTANADMVARRVRGPVEMLLLADSYHMITIDRERRTLIERSADFFTRVAREARPARMAA, encoded by the coding sequence GTGAGCGATGCGACGGAATTCCAGTTCGAAGGTGGGCGCGATGGCGTCCTGCTCATCCACGGGCTGACCGGCACTCCCACGGAAATGCGCATCCTCGGCAAGGGCCTGAACCGCGCCGGCTTCACCGTGGTGGGCGTCCGCCTGGCTGGCCATTGCGGCACCGAGGCTGACCTGCTGTCCACGACATGGCAGGACTGGTACGCCAGCGTGGAAGCCGCGGCGGAGCAGCTGCGCGGCAAGGTGGATCGCCTGTTCGTGGCGGGCCTTTCCATGGGCGCCATCCTGGCCCTTCGGCTGGCCGCCGTACGTCCGACATGGGTCGACGGCGTCGGCGTGTTTGGCGCGACGTTTCGTTACGACGGCTGGTCCATCCCGTGGGCGGGCCGGCACCTCTCCTTCATCCTGCCGATCTGTAAACGCCTGGGCATTTGCCGCACGCGCAGCTTCATTGAACAGCCGCCCTATGGCATCCGCGATGAGCGCCTGCGCGCGCAGGTGAGCGCGGCCATGTTCTCCGGCGACAGCGAAGCCGCGGGCCTGCCGGGCAACCCATGGCATGCCCTCGCGGAAATGGTCTGGCTCGCGCGTGACGTACGCAAGCGCCTGCCCGATGTCGTCGCGCCCTGCTTCATCGCTCACGCCGCCGATGACGATGTCGCCAGCACGGCCAACGCGGACATGGTGGCCCGCCGCGTGCGCGGCCCGGTTGAAATGCTGCTGCTGGCCGATAGCTACCACATGATCACGATCGATCGTGAACGCCGCACGCTGATCGAACGCAGCGCCGATTTCTTCACGCGCGTGGCCCGTGAGGCACGTCCCGCGCGCATGGCCGCGTAA
- a CDS encoding EamA family transporter, with amino-acid sequence MNGLAFALWFANLLLDTGGQLAFKAAASDERAGDGVARWKYMLGRRWIWAGMACYVVEFVVWVAFLSLVPLSQGVLLGSINIVAIMIAGRLLFRERLSPMRVTGILLVAVGVAIVGAGT; translated from the coding sequence ATGAACGGGCTGGCCTTCGCGCTGTGGTTCGCCAACCTGCTGCTGGATACCGGTGGCCAGCTCGCATTCAAGGCGGCAGCGAGCGATGAGCGCGCCGGTGATGGCGTGGCCCGCTGGAAGTACATGCTGGGCCGTCGCTGGATCTGGGCGGGCATGGCCTGCTACGTCGTCGAGTTCGTCGTCTGGGTCGCGTTCCTGTCGCTCGTGCCGTTGTCGCAAGGCGTGCTGCTGGGCTCGATCAACATCGTGGCCATCATGATCGCGGGCCGGTTGCTGTTCCGCGAACGGCTCAGCCCCATGCGCGTGACCGGGATCCTGCTGGTGGCCGTGGGCGTCGCCATCGTGGGAGCGGGCACATGA
- a CDS encoding DMT family transporter — protein sequence MKRFYVIGFALLLAFDTLNLVCFKLAGNHALPVELSAAWLARVFSHPWIYGAVIGYLGAFVTWMSLLKHAPVGPAFAASHLEVVSVMVLSYWVFSEPVSPMQMLGALAIVAGIVCLAFAEGDEGTGDVVPA from the coding sequence ATGAAGCGCTTCTACGTCATCGGCTTCGCCCTGCTGCTCGCGTTCGACACCCTGAACCTTGTCTGTTTCAAGCTTGCGGGCAACCACGCGCTGCCCGTGGAGCTGAGCGCGGCGTGGCTCGCACGCGTATTCTCGCACCCGTGGATCTACGGCGCGGTGATTGGCTACCTCGGCGCGTTCGTCACCTGGATGAGCCTTCTCAAGCACGCCCCCGTCGGCCCGGCATTTGCCGCCTCGCACCTCGAGGTGGTGAGCGTGATGGTGTTGTCGTACTGGGTATTCAGTGAGCCTGTATCCCCCATGCAAATGCTTGGTGCGCTGGCCATCGTGGCAGGCATCGTCTGCCTGGCGTTCGCTGAAGGCGATGAAGGTACCGGCGATGTGGTTCCGGCCTGA
- a CDS encoding DegT/DnrJ/EryC1/StrS family aminotransferase gives MWFRPEREAPPTAGLPLGITDLGGEVRAPLTALAAQWLGVEEAQLECSGTAALTVALTALSGHARSRRDVVIPAFTCPLVPLAIRRAGLEPRLVDLRAGHFDMDPVRLAEACNERTLAIVPTHLGGRVADVATAKAVAAATGAYVVEDAAQAFGAFLDGRAAGTHGDVGFFSLAAGKGLSIFEGGLLVARDDAVRDSIRRTSRRIAGWHPGWELRRTLELAGYAAFYRPRGLGMAYGGPLRRALRRGDLLGAAGEHFGMDFPLHRVGRWRRAVGARAFHRLPLFIETTTTQARARVPALASIPGVHVYSDDSGTWPYLMLLLPDESTRDAVLQRLWASRHGVARMFVHALPDYPYLAPMAGGDDVPNAREFAARTLTVTNSPWLDDASFEHVCAVIEATVVSRGAPAYPATGTVTGLPSTFA, from the coding sequence ATGTGGTTCCGGCCTGAGCGCGAAGCACCGCCGACGGCAGGCTTGCCCCTGGGCATCACCGATCTGGGTGGCGAAGTGCGCGCCCCCCTCACGGCACTGGCCGCGCAGTGGCTGGGCGTCGAGGAAGCGCAGCTGGAGTGTTCCGGCACCGCGGCACTGACCGTCGCGCTGACGGCGCTCTCGGGCCATGCTCGCAGCCGACGCGACGTCGTGATTCCCGCGTTCACCTGCCCGCTCGTGCCACTGGCGATCCGGCGCGCCGGACTCGAGCCGCGCCTGGTCGACCTGCGCGCCGGGCATTTCGACATGGATCCCGTGCGCCTGGCAGAAGCCTGTAACGAACGAACGTTGGCGATCGTACCCACGCACCTTGGCGGGCGTGTGGCGGATGTCGCTACCGCGAAGGCGGTGGCCGCGGCGACCGGCGCCTACGTGGTCGAGGATGCAGCGCAGGCGTTCGGCGCGTTCCTGGACGGGCGGGCGGCAGGGACACACGGCGACGTCGGCTTCTTCAGCCTTGCCGCAGGCAAGGGCTTGTCGATCTTCGAAGGCGGTTTGCTCGTGGCACGCGACGACGCCGTGCGCGACAGCATCCGGCGAACATCACGCCGTATCGCCGGCTGGCACCCCGGCTGGGAGTTGCGCCGGACGCTGGAGCTCGCGGGCTACGCCGCGTTCTATCGTCCGCGCGGCCTTGGCATGGCCTACGGCGGCCCGCTGCGCCGTGCGCTCCGGCGCGGCGACCTGCTCGGCGCAGCGGGTGAGCATTTCGGCATGGATTTCCCGTTGCATCGCGTGGGCCGCTGGCGGCGTGCGGTGGGTGCACGCGCCTTCCACCGGCTGCCCCTGTTCATTGAGACCACCACCACGCAGGCACGTGCGCGCGTGCCTGCCCTCGCCTCTATTCCCGGTGTCCACGTCTACTCGGACGATAGCGGGACCTGGCCGTACCTGATGCTGCTGCTCCCCGATGAAAGCACCCGCGACGCGGTGCTGCAGCGCTTGTGGGCCTCGCGCCACGGCGTAGCGCGCATGTTCGTGCACGCGCTTCCGGATTATCCCTACCTCGCGCCAATGGCCGGGGGTGACGACGTGCCGAATGCGCGGGAGTTCGCGGCTCGTACATTGACGGTAACCAATAGCCCATGGCTCGACGACGCATCGTTCGAGCATGTCTGCGCGGTGATCGAGGCTACTGTCGTTTCACGGGGCGCCCCCGCCTATCCGGCAACAGGTACCGTCACCGGATTGCCCTCCACCTTCGCATAG
- the creD gene encoding cell envelope integrity protein CreD: MFRWTQSITAKVLGIGVLALLMLIPLTQADGLVRERQSMRDTAIHRVSDGWGGAQGIGGFVIAMPSLEPARDVHSGAAATRDAVHIVLADEIATTADLAVSKRRSGMYEVPVYTGDVTIRGRFIPADVNRAAQESGATLFPERAELRLLIADTVGLQGITAVTVDGRPVRLASSSARMGPYSVLSVPMPIDTTRDTPIDFALTLRIAGTEAFSALPLARSSTVRLRSAWPDPSFQGALLPGKSQVTPQGFDATWQALDLNRAYGQHWDGTDQEINGRLQASAFGVRLVQPGSVYQQNDRAGKYGLLFIALTFVAFFLFEVLKGLRLHPVQYLLVGAAMASFYVLLLALSEQVGFGAAYLAAAATVVLIVGGYASAVLRARGAGLVLGGVLALVYAILYGLIGAEQYALLIGSVVLVAVIALLMYLTRRIDWYAYGVPFNSQTETP; this comes from the coding sequence ATGTTTCGCTGGACGCAATCGATTACCGCCAAGGTGCTCGGCATTGGCGTGCTCGCCCTGTTGATGCTGATTCCACTCACCCAGGCCGATGGCCTGGTTCGCGAACGGCAAAGCATGCGCGATACCGCCATTCACCGTGTCTCCGATGGCTGGGGTGGCGCTCAGGGCATCGGTGGCTTTGTCATTGCCATGCCTTCGCTTGAGCCAGCGCGCGACGTGCACAGCGGTGCCGCGGCGACGCGCGATGCCGTGCATATCGTGCTGGCCGACGAGATCGCGACGACGGCGGACCTGGCTGTCAGTAAACGGCGTAGCGGCATGTACGAAGTACCCGTTTACACCGGCGATGTCACGATCCGCGGCCGCTTCATACCCGCGGATGTGAACCGCGCTGCACAGGAAAGTGGTGCAACGCTGTTCCCGGAGCGGGCGGAACTGCGCCTGCTCATCGCCGATACGGTCGGCTTGCAGGGGATTACCGCCGTCACGGTGGATGGGCGGCCTGTGCGCCTGGCGTCGTCATCCGCGCGCATGGGCCCCTACAGCGTGCTGTCCGTGCCGATGCCGATCGACACCACGCGCGACACCCCGATCGATTTTGCCCTCACCTTGCGTATCGCCGGTACCGAGGCCTTTTCGGCACTCCCGCTGGCGCGCTCCAGCACGGTGCGGCTGCGCTCGGCGTGGCCGGACCCCTCGTTCCAGGGAGCGCTGCTGCCGGGCAAGAGCCAGGTTACGCCGCAAGGCTTCGATGCCACCTGGCAGGCACTGGACCTCAACCGGGCGTATGGGCAGCACTGGGACGGGACGGACCAGGAGATCAATGGCCGTTTGCAGGCATCCGCGTTCGGCGTGCGACTGGTCCAGCCTGGCAGCGTCTACCAACAGAATGATCGCGCCGGAAAGTATGGCCTGCTGTTCATCGCGCTGACCTTCGTCGCCTTCTTCCTCTTCGAGGTGCTCAAGGGCCTGCGCCTGCATCCGGTGCAGTACCTGTTGGTCGGTGCGGCCATGGCCAGCTTCTATGTGCTGTTGCTGGCCCTGTCGGAGCAGGTTGGCTTCGGCGCTGCCTACCTCGCCGCGGCCGCGACCGTGGTCCTGATCGTGGGCGGCTATGCCTCCGCCGTCTTGCGCGCCCGGGGTGCCGGCCTGGTGCTGGGCGGCGTATTGGCCCTGGTTTACGCCATACTGTATGGCCTGATCGGCGCGGAGCAGTACGCGCTGCTGATCGGCTCGGTCGTACTGGTCGCCGTCATCGCGCTGCTCATGTACCTCACGCGCCGCATCGACTGGTACGCCTACGGGGTGCCGTTCAACAGCCAGACGGAAACGCCATGA
- the tsaB gene encoding tRNA (adenosine(37)-N6)-threonylcarbamoyltransferase complex dimerization subunit type 1 TsaB, producing MNFLAIETSTEACSVALVHGDEVIERSEIAPRRHAELVLPMADALLAEAGLSREALNGIAVGRGPGAFTGVRLGVSLAQGMAMALDLPVVTVSSLEALALEAPEDDAAILSIIDARMGEIYVAAWRREDDGSVSLLDHERVDTAAALVLPEASAWHVVGTGWATYEAVLRERIHAPIRSADGARFPQARHVAEIAAKRFRHGDAVAPELALPVYLRDKVALTLVEQGKA from the coding sequence ATGAACTTCCTCGCCATCGAAACCTCCACTGAAGCCTGTTCCGTCGCGCTGGTCCACGGCGATGAGGTGATCGAACGCAGCGAAATCGCCCCGCGCCGGCATGCCGAGCTGGTGTTGCCCATGGCCGACGCCCTGCTGGCCGAAGCCGGCCTTTCCCGCGAGGCGTTGAACGGCATCGCCGTCGGCCGTGGCCCCGGGGCATTCACCGGCGTGCGCCTGGGCGTGTCGCTGGCCCAGGGCATGGCCATGGCGCTGGACCTGCCCGTTGTCACGGTCTCGTCGCTCGAGGCACTCGCGCTGGAAGCCCCTGAAGACGACGCGGCGATCCTGTCGATCATCGATGCACGCATGGGCGAGATCTATGTCGCGGCGTGGCGCCGGGAGGACGATGGCAGCGTGAGCCTGCTGGACCACGAGCGCGTCGATACCGCTGCCGCCCTGGTGTTGCCCGAGGCCAGCGCGTGGCATGTCGTAGGTACGGGCTGGGCTACCTACGAGGCGGTACTTCGCGAGCGTATTCACGCGCCCATACGCTCGGCGGATGGCGCGCGTTTTCCGCAGGCAAGGCACGTCGCCGAAATTGCTGCGAAACGGTTCCGCCATGGCGATGCCGTGGCGCCGGAACTGGCGTTGCCGGTGTACCTGCGTGACAAGGTCGCGCTGACCCTGGTGGAACAGGGCAAGGCCTGA
- a CDS encoding ATP-dependent DNA helicase: protein MTEHEVAAILGAEGPFAREVPGFAPREAQQHMAAAVAQAIDERDVLIAEAGTGTGKTFAYLVPALESGRKVIVSTGTKALQDQLFFRDLPRVHHVLGSRAKVSLLKGRANYLCLYRLDQAVREGNPDRQLATQLSAIRAWSARTRRGDRMEMADIPEDSSVWPRVTSTPENCLGSECRFFEDCHVVKARREAMEADLVVVNHHLLMADLALKQEGFGEILPGADAFILDEAHQIPELAGQFFSQSVGSRQLVDLGQDALAEAQGVTGATSQLLEPVEAVQNLVRRLRLAMEPLPPKGAFSALERDAAAHDLMGELRDVVAAMADLLAGLAERSRGLANVHERAQMLSLRLDRIAEEHSAADVRWYETWPRGFALHATPLDLASPLRAMRMSTDAAWIHTSATLSIAGDFQHFARQLGLEDPRTLHVESPFDYGRQALAYLPKDLPDPSARDFTDKVVAAIKPVLEASDGRAFLLFTSHRALRRAAELLEGRVPWPLFVQGTAPRHRLLEEFRLSGRGVLLGAASFWEGVDVAGDALSVVVIDKLPFAMPDDPVLQARLEALEESGINPFMGWQVPTAVIALKQGAGRLIRDVHDRGVLVLCDPRLTTKGYGRLFLSSLPPMPRTRELGDVQAFFDKDL, encoded by the coding sequence ATGACTGAACACGAAGTGGCCGCGATCCTTGGCGCGGAGGGCCCGTTCGCCCGTGAAGTACCGGGATTCGCGCCACGTGAAGCCCAGCAGCACATGGCCGCCGCCGTGGCGCAGGCCATCGATGAGCGCGACGTGCTGATCGCCGAGGCGGGGACGGGCACCGGCAAAACCTTCGCTTACCTCGTCCCAGCCCTTGAATCCGGGCGCAAGGTCATCGTGTCCACGGGCACCAAGGCCCTGCAGGACCAGCTGTTCTTCCGCGATCTGCCCCGGGTTCATCACGTGCTGGGTAGCCGGGCCAAGGTCAGCCTGCTCAAGGGCCGCGCCAATTACCTGTGCCTGTACCGCCTGGACCAGGCCGTGCGCGAGGGTAACCCTGACCGCCAGCTGGCCACGCAGCTTTCCGCCATCCGCGCCTGGTCCGCCCGTACCCGTCGCGGCGACCGCATGGAAATGGCTGATATTCCAGAAGATTCCTCGGTGTGGCCGCGAGTGACATCCACCCCTGAGAACTGCCTTGGCAGTGAATGCCGGTTCTTCGAGGATTGCCACGTCGTGAAGGCCCGGCGTGAGGCCATGGAGGCCGACCTGGTGGTGGTGAACCACCACCTGCTGATGGCCGACCTGGCGCTCAAGCAGGAGGGCTTCGGCGAGATCCTGCCCGGGGCGGATGCGTTCATCCTGGACGAGGCCCACCAGATTCCTGAACTGGCCGGCCAGTTCTTCTCCCAGAGCGTCGGATCGCGCCAGCTGGTAGACCTTGGCCAGGATGCGCTGGCCGAGGCCCAGGGCGTGACCGGTGCGACCAGCCAGTTGCTGGAGCCTGTCGAGGCCGTGCAGAACCTCGTGAGGCGTCTGCGCCTGGCCATGGAGCCGCTGCCGCCGAAGGGTGCATTCAGCGCGTTGGAACGGGATGCCGCGGCCCACGATCTGATGGGCGAACTACGCGACGTGGTGGCCGCCATGGCCGATCTCCTCGCCGGGCTGGCGGAGCGCTCGCGCGGGCTGGCTAACGTCCATGAGCGTGCGCAAATGCTCAGCCTGCGCCTCGATCGCATCGCCGAGGAACACTCCGCCGCTGACGTGCGCTGGTACGAGACCTGGCCGCGTGGTTTTGCCCTGCACGCCACGCCGCTGGACCTGGCCTCACCGCTGCGCGCCATGCGCATGTCCACCGATGCGGCGTGGATCCACACCTCGGCCACGCTCTCCATTGCCGGCGATTTCCAGCATTTCGCACGCCAGCTCGGGCTGGAGGATCCGCGCACGCTGCATGTGGAAAGCCCCTTCGATTACGGCCGGCAGGCTCTCGCGTACCTGCCAAAGGATCTGCCCGATCCATCCGCGCGAGATTTCACCGACAAGGTGGTCGCGGCGATCAAGCCTGTTCTCGAGGCTTCGGACGGGCGCGCATTCCTGTTGTTCACCTCGCACCGTGCCTTGCGGCGCGCGGCGGAGTTGTTGGAAGGCCGCGTGCCGTGGCCGCTGTTCGTCCAGGGCACGGCGCCACGCCACCGTCTCCTGGAAGAATTCCGCCTCAGTGGGCGTGGTGTACTGCTGGGCGCCGCCAGCTTCTGGGAGGGTGTGGATGTGGCTGGCGACGCGCTGAGCGTGGTGGTGATCGACAAGCTGCCCTTCGCCATGCCCGACGATCCGGTGCTGCAGGCACGCCTGGAGGCGCTGGAGGAATCCGGCATCAACCCGTTCATGGGCTGGCAGGTGCCCACGGCGGTCATTGCGCTGAAGCAGGGCGCAGGCCGGCTCATCCGCGATGTGCACGATCGTGGCGTCCTGGTGCTGTGCGACCCGCGGCTCACCACCAAGGGTTACGGCCGCCTGTTCCTGTCCAGCCTGCCGCCCATGCCGCGTACGCGCGAGCTGGGCGACGTCCAGGCGTTTTTCGACAAGGACCTGTAG